The proteins below come from a single Methylobacterium sp. SyP6R genomic window:
- the moxG gene encoding cytochrome c(L), periplasmic, whose protein sequence is MIQRRTALGASLGLVILIAGLGALPRATTAQSSAVDLRNVVTGEKLDLSDVLPEGKDTPGVKQFLATGHNPYITDASCLKKGEQTFLAACSGCHGHIGEGKIGPGLADNYWTYPQNTTDAGLFSTVFGGANGQMGPHNESLTLDDMLQVTAWVRHLYTGPVKDAEWLNDEQKKKYTPYKLGETFPDDPPGMCAKSGKS, encoded by the coding sequence ATGATCCAGCGTAGGACCGCCCTCGGCGCCAGTCTCGGGCTCGTCATCCTCATCGCCGGCCTCGGTGCCCTGCCGCGCGCCACCACGGCGCAGAGCAGTGCCGTCGATCTGCGCAACGTCGTCACCGGCGAGAAGCTCGACTTGAGCGACGTGCTGCCGGAGGGCAAGGACACGCCCGGCGTGAAGCAGTTCCTCGCCACCGGCCACAACCCCTACATCACCGATGCGAGCTGCCTGAAGAAGGGCGAGCAGACCTTTCTCGCCGCCTGCTCCGGCTGTCACGGCCACATCGGCGAGGGCAAGATCGGCCCCGGCCTCGCCGACAATTACTGGACATATCCCCAGAACACGACCGATGCCGGTCTGTTCTCGACGGTGTTCGGCGGCGCCAACGGTCAGATGGGGCCGCACAACGAGAGCCTGACCCTCGACGACATGCTCCAGGTCACCGCCTGGGTCCGTCACCTCTACACGGGACCGGTCAAGGACGCCGAGTGGCTGAACGACGAGCAGAAGAAGAAGTACACCCCCTACAAGCTCGGCGAGACTTTCCCCGATGATCCGCCCGGGATGTGCGCCAAGAGCGGCAAGTCCTGA
- the pdxA gene encoding 4-hydroxythreonine-4-phosphate dehydrogenase PdxA: protein MTRHLAITMGDPAGIGPEIIVKAAHKLKDRLASGDLKLVVIGSNPALERAQGALGLGVEIPEVSGDGPWPALCCLQADDEGAPIEPGRLSADGGRFAYKAIERAVHLALAGTIGGIVTAPLNKEALNLAGYHYAGHTEMLADLTGVRGSVMMLAHGNMRVSHVTTHVALQDVPKRLTPERLRLVIDLTHAALKGIGLEKPRIAVAALNPHAGEGGLFGREDIDVSAPVIAGKVADGLDIVGPVPGDTVFVKLRAGQYDAVVAMYHDQGHIPVKLLGFEVDPETGRWVDLSGVNITLGLPIIRTSVDHGTAFDIAGRGIANERSLIEAIEYAERLAANGVMTQRSAA, encoded by the coding sequence GTGACCCGTCACCTCGCCATCACCATGGGCGATCCCGCCGGGATCGGCCCCGAGATCATCGTCAAGGCCGCGCACAAGCTGAAGGACCGCCTGGCCTCCGGCGACCTGAAGCTCGTCGTCATCGGCAGCAACCCGGCGCTCGAGCGGGCACAAGGCGCGCTCGGCCTCGGCGTCGAGATCCCGGAGGTCTCCGGCGACGGTCCCTGGCCGGCGCTCTGCTGCCTGCAGGCCGACGACGAGGGCGCGCCGATCGAGCCGGGCCGGCTCAGCGCCGATGGCGGCCGCTTCGCCTACAAGGCGATCGAGCGGGCGGTGCATCTCGCCCTCGCCGGCACGATCGGCGGCATCGTGACGGCGCCGCTCAACAAGGAGGCGCTGAACCTCGCCGGCTACCACTATGCCGGCCATACCGAGATGCTGGCCGACCTCACCGGGGTACGCGGCTCGGTGATGATGCTCGCCCACGGCAACATGCGGGTGAGCCACGTCACCACCCACGTCGCGCTCCAGGACGTGCCCAAGCGCCTGACGCCCGAGCGGCTGCGCCTCGTCATCGACCTCACCCATGCGGCGCTGAAGGGGATCGGACTGGAGAAGCCCCGCATCGCCGTCGCGGCCCTCAACCCGCATGCCGGCGAGGGCGGGTTGTTCGGCCGCGAGGACATCGACGTCAGCGCGCCGGTGATCGCCGGCAAGGTGGCGGACGGCCTCGACATCGTCGGCCCGGTCCCGGGCGACACGGTCTTCGTCAAGCTCCGGGCCGGCCAGTACGACGCGGTCGTGGCGATGTACCACGACCAGGGGCACATCCCGGTCAAGCTCTTGGGCTTCGAGGTCGACCCCGAGACCGGTCGCTGGGTCGACCTGTCGGGCGTCAACATCACGCTCGGCCTGCCGATCATCCGCACCTCGGTCGATCACGGCACCGCCTTCGACATCGCCGGGCGGGGCATCGCCAACGAGCGCAGCCTGATCGAGGCCATCGAATACGCCGAGCGTCTCGCCGCCAACGGCGTAATGACCCAGAGGAGCGCCGCGTGA
- a CDS encoding FadR/GntR family transcriptional regulator gives MHSVVQGVVDAVPDGAARPSGLADGVYHGLLTEIAGGTYGENQKLPSENELASRYKVSRPVVRAALERLRRESIIVSRQGAGSFVRGKSRAPALGYAPVESIADIQRCYEFRLTIEPEAARYAALRRNGPALERIATALDLMNTATRQQQHRDDADFAFHLAIAEASNNHYYGASLQALQSHIAVGMKIHGLALLGPNSGLQGVLDEHRAIFAAIRDGDAETARDRMHRHICSSRDRLFEGRMLDLSL, from the coding sequence ATGCATTCGGTAGTTCAGGGTGTCGTCGACGCCGTGCCGGACGGTGCCGCCCGGCCGTCAGGCCTGGCCGACGGCGTCTATCACGGCCTGCTCACCGAGATCGCAGGCGGCACCTACGGCGAGAACCAGAAGCTGCCGAGCGAGAACGAGCTGGCGTCGCGCTACAAGGTCTCGCGCCCGGTGGTCCGCGCCGCCCTGGAGCGGCTGCGGCGGGAGAGCATCATCGTGTCCCGCCAGGGCGCCGGCAGCTTCGTGCGCGGCAAGAGCCGGGCCCCGGCGCTCGGCTACGCCCCGGTCGAGAGCATTGCCGACATCCAGCGCTGCTACGAGTTCCGCCTCACCATCGAGCCCGAGGCCGCCCGCTACGCCGCGCTCCGCCGCAACGGCCCGGCGCTGGAGCGCATCGCCACCGCCCTCGACCTGATGAATACCGCGACGCGCCAGCAGCAGCACCGCGACGACGCCGACTTCGCCTTCCACCTCGCCATCGCGGAAGCCTCGAACAACCACTATTACGGCGCGTCGCTCCAGGCCCTGCAATCGCACATCGCGGTGGGCATGAAGATTCACGGCCTGGCCCTGCTCGGGCCGAATTCCGGTCTCCAGGGCGTGCTCGACGAGCATCGCGCCATCTTCGCGGCGATCCGCGACGGCGATGCCGAGACCGCCCGCGACCGGATGCACCGCCACATCTGCTCCTCGCGCGACCGGCTGTTCGAGGGGCGGATGCTCGATCTGTCTCTGTGA
- a CDS encoding GTP-binding protein — MVARPHRPNGEQGQETEAYGIRSVVFRARRPLHPREFHDLVARGFPCVIRDKEHFWIASRPLLRAALPRVGDSRSIRAGKRAARWVSAATCAAFFASGRSEWAISGGMGNRSTGPTP; from the coding sequence ATGGTCGCGCGGCCTCACCGTCCCAACGGCGAACAAGGGCAGGAAACCGAGGCATATGGCATCCGCAGCGTCGTGTTCCGGGCTCGCCGCCCCCTGCATCCGCGCGAGTTCCACGATCTGGTCGCGCGCGGCTTCCCGTGCGTGATCCGGGACAAGGAACATTTCTGGATCGCCTCGCGCCCGCTGCTGCGGGCGGCTCTCCCGCGCGTCGGCGATTCCCGCTCCATCAGGGCGGGGAAGCGGGCGGCGAGATGGGTGTCGGCCGCGACCTGCGCGGCCTTCTTCGCCTCCGGCAGATCGGAATGGGCCATTTCCGGCGGTATGGGCAACCGCTCGACCGGGCCCACGCCGTAG
- a CDS encoding DUF58 domain-containing protein, producing MTGDILYRLRGPAAGPGPGAHRSREIGGIGVFRDQVPFWRHPDARRIDLRATLRDPFEGVVVRRFEERRALEVWVLLDVSASMRFRGEGDAWALATELCIALARSATRIGDAFGLIGCGAGPDLMLPASRRRGTADAVADRLAAIRPRGTSADGLLTAAAFLAGRRKLVMVVSDFRLPEALIGAVFERLQGHDVVPVAVEDGALEEGLPAFGLIELEDLEGGGRRRVLMRPSLRTRWLAREAERREAFRRLALRHGRPPYRLADRFDGDDFSRHLLGTAA from the coding sequence GTGACCGGGGACATCCTCTACCGCCTGCGCGGCCCTGCCGCCGGTCCGGGCCCCGGCGCCCACCGCTCGCGCGAGATCGGTGGCATCGGCGTCTTTCGCGACCAGGTGCCGTTCTGGCGCCACCCCGATGCCCGCCGCATCGATTTGCGGGCGACCCTGCGCGACCCGTTCGAGGGCGTCGTGGTGCGCCGGTTCGAGGAGCGCCGGGCGCTGGAGGTCTGGGTGCTCCTCGATGTCTCGGCCTCGATGCGCTTCCGGGGCGAGGGCGATGCCTGGGCCCTGGCGACGGAACTCTGCATCGCGCTCGCCCGCTCGGCGACCCGGATCGGCGACGCCTTCGGGCTCATCGGCTGCGGTGCCGGGCCGGACCTGATGCTGCCGGCCTCGCGCCGGCGCGGCACCGCCGACGCCGTCGCGGACAGGCTCGCGGCGATCCGGCCCCGGGGGACGAGCGCCGACGGACTCCTCACGGCGGCCGCGTTCCTCGCGGGCCGGCGCAAGCTCGTGATGGTGGTCTCGGATTTCCGCCTGCCCGAGGCACTGATCGGCGCCGTGTTCGAACGGCTCCAGGGCCACGACGTGGTTCCTGTCGCGGTCGAGGATGGCGCTCTCGAGGAGGGCCTGCCGGCCTTCGGGCTGATCGAGCTGGAGGACTTGGAGGGCGGCGGACGACGGCGGGTGCTGATGCGGCCTTCGCTGCGCACGCGCTGGCTCGCCCGCGAGGCCGAGCGACGGGAGGCCTTTCGCCGCCTCGCCCTCCGGCACGGAAGGCCGCCCTACCGCTTGGCGGACCGCTTCGACGGCGACGATTTCTCCCGCCACCTGCTCGGGACCGCCGCATGA
- a CDS encoding methanol/ethanol family PQQ-dependent dehydrogenase — MGKFVNSVSVAALLALAPLAVPHAALANDKLDELSKSDENWVMPGKNYDSDNYSKLTQINDKNVKNLKVSWQFSTGLLNGHEGAPLVVDGKMYVHTSFPNNTFALGLDDPGKILWQDKPKQNPAARSVACCDLVNRGLAYWPGDGKTPPLILKTLLDGHVAALNAQTGETVWKIENSDIKMGSTLTIAPYVVKDKVIIGSSGAELGVRGYLTAYDVKTGEQKWRAYATGPDPDLLLAKDFNIHNAHYGQKGLGTSTWEGDAWKIGGGTNWGWYAYDPGTNLIYFGTGNPAPWNETMRPGDNKWTMTIFGRDADTGEAKFGYQKTPHDEWDYAGVNVMMLSTQKDLAGKERKLLTHPDRNGIVYTLDRTNGDLVSAHKIDDTVNVFKTVDLKSGLPVRDPEYGTRMDHLAKDICPSAMGYHNQGHDSYDPNRKLFFMGINHICMDWEPFMLPYRAGQFFVGATLNMYPGPKGDRQNAEGLGQIKAYDAITGKFKWEKMERFAVWGGTMATAGNLVFYGTLDGYIKARNSDTGELLWKSKLPSGAIGYPVTYSHKGTQYVAIYYGVGGWPGVGLVFDLQDPTAGLGAVGAFKKLANYTQMGGGVTVFSLDGKGPYDDPNVGEYSAN; from the coding sequence ATGGGTAAGTTCGTGAATTCCGTTTCGGTGGCCGCGCTGCTGGCGCTGGCCCCGCTCGCGGTGCCGCACGCCGCACTCGCCAACGACAAGCTCGACGAGTTGTCGAAGAGCGACGAAAACTGGGTGATGCCGGGGAAGAACTACGACTCCGACAACTACAGCAAGCTGACGCAGATCAACGACAAGAACGTCAAGAACCTGAAGGTCTCCTGGCAGTTCTCGACCGGTCTGCTCAACGGCCATGAGGGCGCACCGCTCGTCGTCGACGGCAAGATGTACGTCCACACCTCGTTCCCGAACAACACCTTCGCGCTCGGTCTCGACGATCCGGGCAAGATCCTGTGGCAGGACAAGCCGAAGCAGAACCCGGCCGCGCGCTCGGTGGCCTGCTGCGACCTCGTCAATCGCGGCCTCGCCTATTGGCCGGGTGACGGGAAGACCCCGCCGTTGATCCTCAAGACCCTGCTCGACGGCCACGTCGCGGCGCTCAACGCCCAGACCGGCGAGACGGTGTGGAAGATCGAGAATTCCGACATCAAGATGGGGTCGACGCTCACGATCGCGCCCTACGTGGTCAAGGACAAGGTCATCATCGGCTCGTCGGGTGCCGAACTCGGCGTGCGCGGCTACCTCACCGCCTACGACGTGAAGACCGGCGAGCAGAAGTGGCGCGCCTACGCCACGGGCCCGGATCCCGACCTGCTGCTGGCCAAGGACTTCAACATCCACAACGCCCATTACGGCCAGAAGGGCCTCGGCACCTCGACCTGGGAGGGCGACGCCTGGAAGATCGGCGGCGGCACCAACTGGGGCTGGTACGCCTACGACCCGGGCACCAACCTGATCTACTTCGGCACCGGCAACCCGGCGCCGTGGAACGAGACGATGCGGCCGGGCGACAACAAGTGGACGATGACGATCTTCGGTCGCGACGCCGATACCGGTGAGGCCAAGTTCGGCTACCAGAAGACGCCGCACGACGAGTGGGATTATGCCGGCGTCAACGTGATGATGTTGTCGACCCAGAAGGATCTCGCCGGCAAGGAGCGCAAGCTCCTGACCCACCCGGACCGCAACGGCATCGTCTACACCCTCGACCGCACCAACGGCGACCTCGTCTCGGCCCACAAGATCGACGACACCGTCAACGTCTTCAAGACCGTCGACCTGAAGTCCGGCCTGCCGGTGCGCGATCCGGAATACGGCACCCGGATGGACCACCTCGCCAAGGACATCTGTCCCTCGGCGATGGGCTACCACAATCAGGGCCACGATTCCTATGACCCGAATCGCAAGCTCTTCTTCATGGGCATCAACCACATCTGCATGGATTGGGAGCCCTTCATGCTGCCCTACCGGGCCGGCCAGTTCTTCGTCGGTGCGACGCTGAACATGTATCCGGGCCCGAAGGGCGACCGCCAGAACGCCGAGGGGCTGGGTCAGATCAAGGCCTACGACGCCATCACCGGCAAGTTCAAATGGGAGAAGATGGAGCGCTTCGCGGTCTGGGGCGGCACAATGGCGACGGCCGGCAATCTGGTCTTCTACGGAACGCTGGACGGCTACATCAAGGCGCGCAACTCCGACACCGGCGAGCTGCTCTGGAAGTCGAAGCTGCCGTCGGGTGCCATCGGCTACCCGGTGACCTACAGCCACAAGGGCACGCAATACGTCGCGATCTACTACGGCGTCGGCGGCTGGCCGGGCGTCGGCCTCGTCTTCGACCTCCAGGATCCGACCGCCGGCCTCGGTGCCGTCGGCGCCTTCAAGAAGCTCGCCAACTACACCCAGATGGGTGGCGGCGTGACGGTGTTCTCCCTCGACGGCAAGGGTCCCTACGACGACCCGAATGTCGGCGAGTACTCGGCGAACTGA
- the moxJ gene encoding methanol oxidation system protein MoxJ, translated as MLRSLGLLRRSLLSATLAAAGLTTPAIAQTITQTPSAQTPSAQAPAAAPARPDDTVLRVCAATQPPLSLKDGTGLENRIAGAVAEAMGRKVQFVWSDKPAIYLVRDFLDKKLCDVVAGLDTGDPRVLTTKPYYRSGYVFVTRVQDGLDLTSWSDPRLKDVNHVAVPFGSPSEAMLKNIGRYEEDMAYLYSLVNFRSPRNQYTQIDPARLVGEVASGKAEVAAPFAPDVARFVKASTVPLRMTLVADDAARSDGQKVAMRFDQSMGVRRGDDALLAALDQALVKARPAIEAILKDEGVPTVPTGS; from the coding sequence ATGTTGAGATCGCTCGGACTTCTGCGCCGGTCCCTCCTCTCTGCGACGCTCGCCGCCGCCGGCCTGACCACCCCGGCCATCGCGCAGACGATCACCCAGACACCCTCCGCCCAGACACCCTCGGCCCAGGCGCCCGCCGCGGCTCCGGCGCGCCCAGACGACACCGTCCTGCGGGTCTGCGCTGCGACTCAGCCGCCGCTGTCGCTCAAGGACGGCACCGGCCTCGAGAACCGCATCGCCGGTGCGGTCGCCGAGGCGATGGGGCGCAAGGTGCAGTTCGTGTGGTCGGACAAGCCCGCGATCTATCTGGTGCGCGACTTCCTCGACAAGAAGCTCTGCGATGTCGTCGCCGGGCTCGATACCGGCGATCCGCGGGTGCTGACGACCAAGCCCTATTACCGCAGCGGCTACGTCTTCGTGACGCGGGTGCAGGACGGGCTCGACCTCACGTCCTGGTCCGATCCGCGCCTCAAGGACGTGAACCACGTCGCGGTGCCGTTCGGCTCACCGAGCGAGGCGATGCTGAAGAACATCGGGCGCTACGAGGAGGACATGGCCTACCTCTACTCGCTCGTGAACTTCCGCTCGCCGCGCAACCAATATACCCAGATCGATCCCGCCCGCCTCGTCGGCGAGGTCGCGAGCGGCAAGGCCGAGGTCGCAGCCCCCTTCGCCCCGGATGTCGCCCGCTTCGTCAAGGCATCGACCGTGCCGTTGCGCATGACCCTGGTGGCGGACGACGCCGCCCGCAGCGACGGCCAGAAGGTCGCCATGCGCTTCGACCAGTCGATGGGCGTGCGCCGCGGCGACGACGCGTTGCTCGCGGCCCTCGATCAGGCCCTCGTGAAGGCGCGCCCGGCGATCGAGGCGATCCTGAAGGACGAGGGCGTGCCGACGGTTCCGACCGGCTCCTGA
- a CDS encoding four-carbon acid sugar kinase family protein codes for MPILRLIADDLTGTLDTAAGFTGLVGPIEAAWIGGALPARGSLALDTGTREREVPDAARVVASAAPMFAGADLAFKKLDSLLRGPWAAELAACLGDGRPVIVAPAFPYQGRVTRDGRQVARTGSGWEPVSGDIAETLRAAGVPARRAAVADGLVPGVAVYDAAEDGDLDRIAALAHGAPVLWCGSGGLAGALARRAPAPGDARLHGPVLGLFGSDRPETENQLAHCPEHRLVLDETTPTGVVADRLATDDAALVSLSLPAGLARDEAAERIAAAFGRLARALPPPGTLIVAGGETLKALCLALRTEGLVVTGQVAPGLPRSRMRGGLWDGTTVISKSGAFGTPPVWRDLLRQNGFISERTVA; via the coding sequence ATGCCGATTCTGCGCCTCATCGCCGACGACCTTACCGGCACCCTCGACACCGCCGCCGGCTTCACCGGCCTCGTCGGGCCGATCGAGGCCGCGTGGATCGGCGGGGCCCTGCCGGCGCGCGGCAGCCTCGCCCTCGATACCGGCACGCGCGAGCGGGAGGTGCCGGACGCGGCCCGGGTCGTCGCGTCCGCCGCCCCGATGTTCGCCGGCGCCGATCTCGCCTTCAAGAAGCTCGACAGCCTGCTGCGCGGCCCCTGGGCGGCGGAGCTCGCCGCCTGCCTCGGCGACGGGCGTCCCGTGATCGTCGCGCCGGCCTTCCCCTACCAGGGCCGCGTCACCCGCGACGGCCGGCAGGTCGCCCGCACGGGGTCCGGCTGGGAACCGGTCTCCGGCGATATCGCCGAGACCCTGCGCGCGGCCGGCGTGCCGGCCCGCCGCGCCGCGGTCGCGGACGGGCTCGTCCCGGGCGTCGCGGTCTACGACGCGGCGGAGGACGGCGACCTCGACCGCATCGCAGCGCTCGCCCACGGCGCGCCGGTCCTGTGGTGCGGCAGCGGCGGCCTCGCCGGGGCGCTCGCCCGCCGGGCGCCCGCGCCCGGCGATGCGCGCCTGCACGGCCCGGTCCTCGGCCTGTTCGGCTCGGACCGGCCCGAGACCGAGAACCAGCTCGCACACTGCCCCGAGCACCGGCTCGTGCTGGACGAGACCACCCCGACCGGCGTCGTCGCCGACCGGCTGGCAACGGACGACGCTGCCCTCGTGAGCCTCTCGCTGCCCGCAGGGCTCGCCCGGGATGAGGCCGCCGAGCGCATCGCCGCCGCCTTCGGGCGCCTCGCCCGCGCCTTGCCCCCGCCCGGCACCCTGATCGTCGCCGGGGGCGAGACCCTGAAGGCCCTGTGCCTGGCGCTTCGCACCGAGGGCCTCGTCGTCACCGGCCAGGTCGCCCCGGGCCTGCCCCGCTCCCGCATGCGCGGCGGCCTGTGGGACGGCACCACCGTCATCTCGAAATCCGGGGCGTTCGGCACGCCCCCCGTCTGGCGCGACCTCCTGCGCCAGAACGGATTCATCTCGGAAAGGACCGTCGCGTGA
- a CDS encoding methanol dehydrogenase [cytochrome c] subunit — MRLTLAAATLALLAGAAVPALAYDGTKCKAAGDCWEPKPGFPDKIAGTKYDPKHDPKELNKQAASIQAMEERNKKRVENFKKTGKWEYDVSKIAAQ, encoded by the coding sequence ATGCGCCTGACCCTCGCCGCCGCGACCCTCGCCCTGCTCGCCGGAGCGGCCGTTCCCGCGCTCGCCTATGACGGGACGAAGTGCAAGGCCGCCGGCGATTGCTGGGAGCCCAAGCCCGGCTTCCCCGACAAGATCGCCGGGACGAAGTACGATCCCAAGCACGATCCCAAGGAGCTGAACAAGCAAGCCGCCTCCATCCAGGCGATGGAGGAGCGCAACAAGAAGCGCGTCGAGAACTTCAAGAAGACCGGCAAGTGGGAATACGACGTCAGCAAGATCGCGGCGCAGTAA
- a CDS encoding AAA family ATPase has protein sequence MNPIRPADAAPTDWRQIADWRPIALRFEAEIAKAVIGQHRAIRLVTIAIFARGHVLLEGDVGVGKTTLLRAVARALGGAYERVEGTVDMMPADLIYHTYLAEDGRPRIEPGPVLRRSEDLSVFFFNEINRARPQVHSLLLRLMAERSVSAFNREYRFPRLQVFADRNRVEREETFELPAAARDRFLMEIGMEAPTDPGMRRRLAFDPLFHDTDALIEEVAPDVIDQASVAGIAAAIQHGIHASPALEDYVVRLWSAIREPGRAGITLPDVAMDALVQGGASPRGIAFLIRAARVRAWLEGRDMLLPEDLRAVFPETMAHRIFLEPVYEMRREQIVPALCRAVLDTVPAP, from the coding sequence ATGAACCCGATCCGGCCGGCCGATGCGGCCCCGACCGACTGGCGCCAAATCGCCGACTGGCGCCCAATCGCCCTGCGCTTCGAAGCGGAGATCGCCAAGGCGGTGATCGGCCAGCACAGGGCGATCCGGCTCGTCACCATCGCGATCTTCGCCCGCGGCCACGTGCTGCTAGAGGGCGATGTCGGCGTCGGGAAGACCACCCTGCTGCGGGCGGTGGCGAGGGCGCTCGGCGGCGCCTACGAGCGCGTCGAGGGCACGGTCGACATGATGCCGGCCGACCTCATCTACCATACCTACCTCGCGGAGGATGGAAGGCCACGGATCGAGCCCGGCCCGGTGCTGCGCCGGTCCGAAGACCTCTCGGTGTTCTTCTTCAACGAGATCAACCGCGCGCGGCCCCAGGTCCATTCCCTGCTCCTGCGGCTGATGGCCGAGCGCAGCGTGTCGGCCTTCAACCGCGAGTACCGGTTTCCCCGTCTCCAGGTCTTCGCCGACCGCAACCGGGTCGAGCGCGAAGAGACCTTCGAATTGCCGGCGGCGGCCCGCGACCGGTTCCTGATGGAGATCGGCATGGAGGCGCCGACCGATCCGGGCATGCGCCGTCGCCTCGCCTTCGATCCGCTCTTCCACGACACCGATGCGCTGATCGAAGAGGTCGCCCCGGACGTGATCGACCAGGCGTCGGTCGCCGGCATCGCGGCGGCGATCCAGCACGGCATTCATGCGAGCCCGGCGCTCGAGGACTACGTCGTCCGGCTATGGTCGGCGATCCGGGAGCCGGGGCGGGCCGGTATCACCCTGCCGGACGTCGCCATGGACGCCCTGGTCCAGGGCGGGGCGAGCCCGCGCGGCATCGCCTTCCTGATCCGCGCCGCCCGGGTCCGGGCCTGGCTCGAGGGCCGCGACATGCTGCTGCCCGAGGATCTGCGCGCGGTCTTTCCCGAGACGATGGCGCACCGGATCTTCCTCGAACCGGTCTACGAGATGCGCCGGGAGCAGATCGTGCCGGCCCTGTGCCGGGCGGTGCTCGATACGGTGCCGGCGCCGTGA
- a CDS encoding GNAT family N-acetyltransferase: MTGFHLPPADGDARLARLRLISAQARERYRSIPALAGVADAPPLTEARFAACRVQIAVDDASGEIVGFAATRLLDGLLYLDNISVEADASGRGIGTALLDDVRARAVRVNAPAVTLTTFREPAWNGPWFRRHGFRPMPPERIGPGLRAVTDRQGRTFDPGTRETLWRPA, translated from the coding sequence ATGACGGGCTTCCATCTGCCCCCTGCGGACGGCGACGCTCGCCTCGCGCGGCTGCGGCTCATCTCCGCGCAGGCCCGCGAGCGCTACAGGTCCATCCCGGCGCTCGCTGGCGTGGCCGACGCACCGCCCCTCACGGAGGCGCGGTTCGCGGCGTGCCGGGTGCAGATCGCAGTCGACGACGCGAGCGGCGAGATCGTCGGCTTTGCCGCCACGCGCCTCCTCGACGGCCTGCTCTACCTCGACAACATCTCCGTCGAGGCCGATGCGTCGGGGAGGGGGATCGGGACGGCGCTGCTCGACGACGTCCGCGCGCGGGCCGTGCGCGTCAATGCCCCGGCGGTGACGCTGACGACGTTCCGGGAACCGGCCTGGAACGGGCCCTGGTTCCGCCGGCACGGCTTCCGGCCGATGCCGCCCGAGCGGATCGGTCCGGGATTGCGGGCGGTCACGGATCGGCAGGGCCGGACCTTCGATCCGGGCACGCGCGAGACCTTGTGGCGGCCGGCGTGA
- a CDS encoding YncE family protein gives MIGRCAALAGIIGGSLLAMCGGASSSPYMIVGNDEKAIWDDEGKLVLSPPGKDSVLIVDLANPEDPKIIASLPLKNSVVGPPVNVAINPSGTLALVADSIDVLKDGANLKQVPDNKVYVIDLEANPPKLLTTIDVGKMPSGLDINPKGDMALIANRGDNSVAVLSIRGKEVKLVDTVPMGDVVSHVAFTPDGRRAVAVKFPNHKISILEISDNGKVTYNKVDLPTGQWPYNVAVSPNGKIAITADNGNSGASDGSVDTVSVVDLEASPPRITDRVVVGDGPEGLAISPKGDVAVAVILRGSNSNKKSYFYNKNGNIDILKIDGKNLSKIKEIEVGGLPEAAVFTPDGRYLLVGNYLDQDFSILRVDGTEITDTGKRFKVPGHPASARMSLR, from the coding sequence ATGATCGGGCGATGTGCAGCTCTGGCGGGTATTATTGGAGGCTCCCTGCTTGCGATGTGTGGGGGTGCTTCGTCTAGCCCGTACATGATCGTCGGAAACGACGAGAAGGCAATTTGGGACGATGAAGGGAAGCTGGTTTTATCCCCACCAGGAAAAGACAGTGTCCTGATCGTCGATCTTGCAAATCCGGAAGACCCTAAAATTATCGCGAGCCTTCCCCTGAAAAACTCCGTCGTAGGCCCACCTGTGAACGTTGCCATCAATCCATCAGGAACTCTCGCTCTTGTGGCCGATTCCATCGATGTGCTGAAAGATGGCGCCAATTTAAAACAAGTGCCCGATAACAAGGTGTATGTCATCGATCTTGAGGCCAATCCTCCAAAGCTTTTGACGACTATAGACGTCGGAAAAATGCCTTCCGGTTTGGACATCAACCCGAAAGGAGACATGGCCCTGATTGCCAACCGCGGTGACAACTCAGTGGCGGTACTCTCAATCCGTGGCAAGGAGGTGAAGCTGGTGGATACGGTGCCGATGGGAGATGTTGTTTCTCATGTGGCGTTCACACCTGACGGTCGTAGAGCCGTCGCAGTAAAATTTCCTAATCACAAAATTTCCATTCTCGAAATATCGGATAATGGAAAGGTAACCTATAATAAGGTTGATCTTCCAACGGGACAATGGCCGTACAATGTCGCGGTCTCACCTAATGGTAAGATTGCTATTACAGCGGATAACGGCAATTCCGGCGCATCGGATGGAAGCGTCGATACGGTGAGCGTGGTCGATCTTGAGGCAAGTCCGCCTCGCATAACGGATCGCGTCGTGGTTGGGGATGGCCCTGAGGGGCTAGCCATCAGCCCGAAGGGAGATGTCGCAGTCGCTGTCATATTAAGGGGATCGAATTCAAACAAAAAATCATACTTCTATAACAAAAATGGTAACATTGATATCTTGAAGATAGATGGAAAAAATTTGAGCAAAATCAAAGAAATTGAGGTTGGCGGACTTCCAGAAGCTGCCGTGTTCACGCCCGATGGACGGTATTTGCTGGTTGGGAACTACCTCGATCAAGATTTTTCCATCTTGCGCGTCGATGGTACCGAAATTACTGATACAGGAAAACGATTCAAGGTTCCCGGCCATCCCGCGTCTGCTCGAATGAGCCTTCGTTGA